TTGCGTAACGTGTACCCGCAGCAAAGATGGTGGCTAAGACCACATAGATGGGCACATATCACGTTCTCCGGTTAGCTGTGCGTGGGGACGTTTGCGGTGCGGCCCCGGCGACGCAGTATGTCTGTTTTCCACGACGAAGTGGAGATTGAGGACTTCGAGTACGATGAGGAGAGTGAGACGTACAGCTACCCGTGTCCGTGCGGAGACCGCTTCCTCATCACGCGGGTAAGCCGCTGAGGGGGTTTCTTGGGTCATAGCAGCTATAGAGAACCTCCGTGTCCAAGGGCAGTCTACCTCGAATTGCCAGTTGAAGGACGGCTTTCAGGTTGTGCTTGTGTGCGCCCCGTAGTACCTGGCTGCTTAGAGTGTTGGAAACTGTTGACTGCTTTGGTGGACCTTTAGTCTCATCCTGCAGGGGTTCGGGATGGCAGAGTTTGCCTTTCTGTTCCTTGTAAGGATGGAGGTTTAAGGCTGAGTGGGACTTGGAGGGATTGACTCGTGTGTGGTCACGCATAGGATTGCCCTGTGTCCGAGTCGTGGCCCACGCTGAGCGTGGCCACAGGTCCGCCTTCAAGCATCTCTGAGAAGATCCTTAAATATCCCGTGCTCTGCGTGTGGTGGTGaaaaagaggagaggggagaaaaacagCTCTTGCTCAGTCGGATTCCCTCTTCTGTGCGGGTGTTAATGGCACAGGAGCTCCATCCGTTCTATTTTTCCATCCAGTTTGTAGTCACAAGGTGGCTTCTAACATTAACATTTCAAACAgaattaccatttttaaaaaactacaaaatcaCAATTAAATAACACAGTTAAAACCAGTCTGGGGGAACTCTGCCTCCCACAAATCCCTATCAGACAATAAAATCTATATTTCTTTTCTCTGTTCATATGGATACTTTCTCTTCAACCCCACATAAGAGATTTCTCTATCCAAATTAAGATTACCTGAAAAAAACCTATAAATAACCAATAACCACCCCATCTTAATTAAagcctttttcttttcctctctccctcttcagGTAAAGCTATAATTGTAATACCATTTAAAACTCTAATTCCTTTACTCAGAACAGTAATTCACCCCAAAATCACAGAATAACAAGAAAATCTAAATACAAAATCAAATCTGAAATGGAATAATAATTAATacaattaataataatcaattacAAATaattaatacaaataattaatacACACAGCCTCCCCATGTTTTCCTTCATATATTGTCCTCAGTTTGTTTTCTAAGTATAGATGAGAATAATTAAGCACTTATACCACAGTCCAACCAACAGCCAAGGCTTCTTCTGGTCACTTTTTTCACTTCTCTTAAGTCTCTGAGGGTGTCCATACTAAATATAACTAAACCTGCTCAAAGGCTGTTCTACAGTCCAACTGGGAGCTAAAAATCCCACCGTTTTCTGGTGGGACAGTAAATCAGCATAAGAAAATGGCATAAGCAGAATGCAATCACAGAAAAGGCCATGCTCCATAGAAATGCCCTGTGCAGTACACCACTGGTCTTGGTGCCGGTTGAGAATGCATTCAACAATACATTTCTGAGAGTGTTCTTATCCCATACTCTAGAAGGCTTTAGATACCAATGTCAGCATTTTGAATTTATTCCAGAAGTGAAACTGGGTTGGTGTGAGTCTCTCAGCACCAGTATAACATGAGTCGTGTAGTTCCCCACATTCACTGCTCGGGTGACCTCTTGTGCTAAATCAGCAGAGGCCAGCAGCATGAAGGAACGGGATGAATGTGGCTTGCACCTGCTCTTCCTCCCAGACCTTTGCTTTTGCCACCAGGGCCAGTTCCATGAAGAGAGACTGTCACTGAAACCAGCCTAGTGGAAGACAAAGCCTCTTAGGTTGGCAAAAATGTGCTAAGCTAGCTAATAAAAGTGCAGCTGCGTTTTGACCAGCTGATGTTGCTGAGCTGCCCTCCTGAGCAGCCTCATGCAAACTGAACACTGGTAATGCACTATAGAAGTTTTACAGTATTTACTGCAATGCAAGACGGGCAGTAGTGCTGTGGTCTAGCAGAGGGTACTGCTGACAAGTCAATTGCTAGCAGAATTGTGTGTGAGGGGGATAAAGGCTACTGAAGCAGGGTCAGATATAGGACTATCCGTAACCCACACAACTGGCCCTCGAGAAAGGCCTTTCAGTCTGGGGGTTGTTTCCTCTGGGGTGGGCTTTTCCCTCTGCTGCTCCTGCTTCAGTCCTTCCTTGCTTTCCTTAGGTCCAGCGTCGGGTGGAGGATTGAAATGACCTGATGCTCTGTAATGAACCAAAGAACACTTTGCCCTGTCAGGAGTGAAGGACTGGTTTCCTCTCTTGCACGCTCACAGTTTACATGGCTAGTTTGTGTTTTGCCTTGTCCATTGGGCGGTAATGCTTTCTGCATTATTGTAGGAGGATCTGGAGAATGGTGAAGATGTGGCCACCTGCCCTAGTTGTTCACTCCTAGTGAAAGTCATCTATGACAAGGTGAGGAGGGGATGGGGAATGCTGTGTTCTTGCCTGTGGCTGTATTCACATACAGCTTGTTTTGTTTAGAGAGGATGGCTTTTTTACTCAAACATCTGCCTTATGATTAGCTCTGGCAATGCTTTGCATTTTATGTGGTGCTTCCACAGTACTTAATATTTATTGTCTTGATGCTTCAGAAATTGTGCAGATGATATTTTCTTTATGTTCCCATAGTTTTAACTTTCTTTCTAAATTAGCTTGTTTTCCGCTTGCTCTTGAGGGTGCTTGTGTacatacagcttccctgtgtatgATCTGGCGTGCTTGCAAGAAAACGACATCATTCTTATTGCAGGTCTGGCTTGCTTATTGTCCAGCAGAGCAGTAGAATATTAGTAAAGGAGTATGAAGTTTGCAGCTCTAAAGCTAAGTCAACCATGTTTTCCCTGAAATTCCATTGTGCTCTGTAGCTTACAATGCAATCTATGcatatttatttggaagtaagaGTTCCCGTCTCAAATCAATATGcataaagatattttaaaatatttttggggCTGCAGGTTGTACTGTTGTGATGAGGAGAAGTTGGGGTCAGGTGagcagtaatttaaaaaaaaaaagacttctgcAATACTCCAGTCTTTCTGGGGGttgtttctttattaaaattaactTGGCATACTAAACAAATGTAGGCATATTATGTGGGTGTATTTTCTGTTCCAGTCTCAAATTAAGATGTAAATGTAATTATTTGAGGAGCAGCAGGCTTTCAGCATAATTTCATTCCCTTCTGTTTACAATGgatgtttttttcccttcattaGTCATGTGAGAGGCTAACAGTGTCATTTTGAAAAAATATGTGAATCCTACTTTTTTTAAAACGTAGGAACAGTTTATGTGTGGTGAAGAAGTCCCAGCGCCTACCACAAACAAGGAGTTGGTTAAATGCTGATGAACATCTTGTCAACTGTGCAGTCCATGAAACATGAGGAAGGCACATCAAAACAGAAGATTCATGATGTTTCACAACAGCTGCTTTTGCAGTATGAAAGAAAGAACTTATGTTAAGCCTTTGGGTGTGTTTTTGGTGCCTTTAAAGATGCTTAATATATTTAAAGACACATAATATTTTTTTAGTACAAATGGAAACTCAGAAAAGTCCGCGGTTGCTGGAATTGTCTGAAGTATTTATTCTAAGTCAAGCAAGTACTTACAAACAATCACTGGATTGCCGACGTTGGATTGTTCCCAGTGGTGTTCAGAATGAAGCAGGGTACCCTTGTACTGGAGCGTGAGAGTGCTGGCTTCCACGCTGCTTTCGTCATTTTTCGAATAATGGGGACATTGTCTGTATTATAGGCTCAGTTAGTTGAAATCAAACATACCAATTTTGTCATTGTTCTTTTGTTTTATACAAAGTTTTATCATGTCAGAGTCACAAATTCATTAGCCAACTATAACACTGCCTTGGTGGATAAGCAAAGGTTATAGTTGCTGGGTGTTTCCAAACAACATGCAGTTTGATCTTGGTTGTTACATGCCCCTAAGCTAATTGACTTCAAGTTTTTGATTGGATTTACAGTTTTAGGATGCAAGTCCACTAACACTTTCCAAGAAGAATATTTATGGGGATATTAAAGACTTCAATTAATGGCTTTATGTGTATGTATGGTTCACTGCAGTTTGTTTTTCTTGGATCATCTGTAAGTTTCCCCAAATTATAAAATTCCATGTATTACAGCAATTGCTTCTGGTGACCTATAGGTGGCACTAAAACACTGTTCAGATTTCAGAAACgggttttaaattttttagaAATATATAATTTACATGTTAAAGCTTaacgtgtgtgtttttttttggtAGTAGGTCATATTCCAGCTTTACTGGGATGGTTTTGAGTAGAAACGAGGATGCATGCTTGGAATGTTACACTAAATTGTTTCTCCAGCAATCACAAATTGGGCATCTGCTTTGAAGTCAAGCAGCAGAGTAGCTGTTATGCCATCAGGTCCATCATGTATACTTCCCTGAAATGTGACCTGCCAAATCAGATTATGCATGATCATCCTCTATCTTTATTGCATTGGCAAAGAGTCATAGCAACGTGGCAAGATAAAATCAAATACTATCaagataaagtaaaaaaaaaattctagacaTTTTCATGGAAACGGTTAAAATATATAACCATTTAAAACATCTCATAATTATAAAACCAGCATACAATCCAAAGGCTAATGATGTATGGGTCAACTATGCTTGCATCAGTATGCCACATCATCTTTTCTACCTTTATGACGGCAGCAGCAAACCTTGCCATTTGTAGTGTAATGAATTTGTCCCTGTCTgccaataataaaacaaatttctCCTGGTCTGACTTTCCTGGGAAATGAGATATAATAATAATTCTCAAATCTATTGCAGTCAGTTTCAAATCCTGGGCACGTGGGACAAATCCTCAATGGACATATATAGTCACAAGAGCAGACTCTTTTGCTATATATTGGAATCCTATTGAAGCGACCTTCCAAGATTGCTAGCAGTAGATTGCCTAGGTGTGTCTTAATGAAAGCCTTTCTATGCTCATAATTCATTGTGTTTGAAGTAAGCTCGAAGATTCAGGGGAGCAGGAAGAAACTGCCTCTTGAGTAGGGATGTTTTCAAGATGGCTACTAGATCAGCGTTGGTTTGTGCCCTCTGATCTACCGGTCTTTGTTTTATTAAGAGTTTGGCTGCATAGAGGCCAAGGGCCCTCAAGGATTCTTCTGACAAGCCAAGGCTAGGCACTGATCTCAATACAAAACTCAGCCTTGAGTTCTTCTTCATTTCTCCATATGCCAAGATTAAAGGGCCTGGAGACGTGCAAAAAACGGTTTTCAGCCAATAATCAGGTTATGTAAGATTCTTGAGTAGCCATTTTGATGTTTTGCTTGCTGTGTTGGCAGGAATGATGAGACAAACTTGAAAGGCATCTATATTTTGTCAGCTAAACATCTGTTGTAGTATTTCTTTACAATTAATTTTTATGTCAATATGTTGTGAGATAGCAGCTGCTCTGTTTTATGAGGtgtcaaaaatgcacttttcacTGGAATAGTTGAGAGATTGGACTTACACAAGTATTGTGTCAACCACAAATATTTACAAGACTACTTCGGTATTTCCTTGCCATATACCCCACATGATAAGGCAATGGATTCTGTAGAAGCTGTATGGTATGAAGTGGCTCCTCTGTGCATGTGTCATCTATTATTACTCAGGTTCTTCCACTTCTTTAATATAGTTGCATTAATTCACAGATATTGACTATGGTGCATATATCATTTTGTTAGGCCAATTCACACCTTAGGTTAGACCTGCACAACAAAGCCTATAGCAGACTGTGGTCCTCTGGACAAGTATCAGTTATGTGTGTCCCTTAACCGCTTTGGATGGCCCTGCAAGAAGTGGGTGCTGAAATAGGAGAATGACTATCATGATGTCCCCACTGCTTTTTGGATTCATTTAGTGGAATTGGTGCCATTTTCCCCTCAGTCTCTCATGCTGCATGGTGCACCTACATCTGTGACTTCCTTACTATAAATATCTTGGAGAGTGAAATCTTTGTGCTGTGCTCCCAAGGAGGAGcagtgatcggggggggggggggtgagaaatgGAAACAGCAATAATATAAACAGAAATGATGCTAAAGGAAAAAAACGTAAGGTAAAGAAGGTAATGAGGACAGATATACAATGGTACAGCAAAATGAGAGAGGAAATGGAGTGAGAAAACCAAAATGGTGGCGGAGGAAAATAGCTGTGAACTGTGTAGAGAGACCTGTGATATGGGAAAAGAGAAACGGGCATGCAGAGAGATTGGTGGTAAAACCGGAGGAGAAGTCAGCAatgggatacagaaagaaaaatgggttGCTGAAAAGAAAACCTGCAGAAAGATCTTTGGGtgattaaataataacaacaattgaGATGGTACTTTGGGcaaggggaaagaaaaggaatgtAATGGGGTGCCAAGTGGGGGAAGATGATGGCTAAGTTCAGAGAATAACGGTGCAAAATCTGCTGAAGTAAAGCTCTTAAGGATCTACCATGTGATGTACTCGGATTGTCTGTTTCCCTTATTCTGATATTTATGGCAGGTCAGAGTGGTCTGCTTTTAATATGTGTAGCAATAATTGGTCTAGGAGTTTAACGTCATGTATCAAGAGCataaataaaatggaggcgaTGAGAATGATAATCAGCcatttggggtataaatgaagtaaataaataacaagaatATCTGGGTTGATGAGGCCAATGACAAACCGGGTAAGGGTGACTGTTCACTTTAAGTCTGTATTCACACAGTTAAACAGCAAACGTTTCCTACTTTTTATCCTATATGGATAAACAATGTCAGCATTCCCCAGGTTCCTCCCACacttaagctttcaagagaggAAGCAGGTGGTTTCTAAGAACAAGTGGATTGGGTCTCTGTCTCTAAGAGTCGTTAAactcttacagtacaatcctaaaaaatACTTTCCTAGAAGTAAGCCCCTTTGAATTGGGCTGCTCGGAGTCTGGGTCTTTAAAAGGCAGTGGATTGGGACCTAGAAGCAATTTAGGATTAGGGTATAATTTAACAAAGAGCTTGTACTTGTTCAATGATTTCTCACATTATGGTTTCTGCATTGAAGTTGCTTGAAACAGTCTCCAGTGGCAACTGGTTTGCAGCGCTGGCTTATGGTAGAGGAAAACTTCACAAGACCAAGGCAAACCATTCAGGGTGTTCCTCTATATATAATGGTTGTCATTGTGAGGCTCTAACCATTGGCTTCCATGTGGAGGTCATAACACTGAAGCTGTCCTTGGTGAGAGACAGCACAGAGATGTAATGATGTTAAAAATGTTAACTTGCTAAATGTTTGCCTGTTGTGTAACTGTTACACAGGTAACAGAAGTCCTGGCATACACTGTACCCTGGACACTTTTTCCTGGAGAGAAATCAGCCTTTACATTATCCCtaatgcatgtgtgtgtggcaTGGGGTGACAGACACCTCATTTTTTACCTTGCCAAGTGTAATTGTTTGGGGAGAGATGATTTCCTTTAAGGAAATGGCATGGGGCCAGAGGATCAACCCCCCTGCCTCGGTATCATTGCCTCCATCCAAATGCATTCCTCAATGGCTGATTTTAAACTAATCAAACCTTGAACCTCCCCACAATTCTCTAAATTCTTCAAGAAGGGTTAAGGATATTTTAAAATGGATATTAGTCATATTATCTAGCAATTTCAGAAATGTTTGAAAAAATTCTCCACTGAACATTCTTAGTTCTTCAAAGAAAAAGCCATTTTCCATGAAGCTGATAATTCAACAATATAAGCCAGAGAAATTCTGTCAGTATGTTAGCCAACCGAAAGATCTTTTCAAAGAAGAATGTGACAGCCTGCCAGGTTAAGCCAAACTCTTCTTTCATAGTCTGTACCTGCCAGTCCCACACAGACTATAGAAGGCCACCCAAACATAGAATTTCCACTCAGGAAGGCCAGATTTCCCCAGTGCTTTCTGTTTTTGAAGTGTGAAAGGTTGTGTCCTTGGTTTCTTTCCACATCAAACAAAGCATGCGTATACTTGgtctcattctttttaaaaagctcctcAGCTCTGTCAGCAGCACCTGCAATAATAAGGCTTTAATTTGAAAAATTAAAAGACTATGCTATCTTAAAATGtcaacaatataaatattttgcagGCCCATTTAATCTTGGTGTAGAATAAATGGGAGAAGATTAAATCTGCCGCTGTCAACATTTGTTTAAATCTGAACTATTTTGATGCATACATTAAAGCTAATTTAGGTTTACTCCAGCATCAAACCTCAAATCAGAAATGTTTAATACTAGGTTGCCATAGTTTTGAGCATCGTCTTGCAACATCTGAGTGTTGGGACCACCCCGTCACTCCTCGTTTTTCGAAGCTAGTGGCAAACAAGAAGCAGGAAAGAGAAATTTACTTAGGATATGTGTTTTTGTGCTTATTTCTAGTGGAACAAGAAGGGAATTCATGATGCGAGAGTTCAGTTTGGTGGCGCCACTGTTACTGCCACGACCAGGTTAACAAGGGTGAGCTTCCAAcgtgtttgtgggttttttttttcactttctccTGCTTCTCTCCCCTGCTCCGAGTAACAAAAAGAGAATGGGGGGGGatatacgggggggggggaagtacccCACATGGGTTGCTACAGCTGAGAGAGAGCAGGCAAAATCACCCCTCGACTCTTTTATCCATAGTGCTTTTACTGCACAAGAGGCTGTGTTGTATAAGAGACTGAAGTGTGATTTCACCTACTTCTGCCATCTCATTGTGGTCACCTGTATTGCATATGTTTTTGTGCATGTGGGCCTCACCAACTGTCAGAAGTACTTTATCAGGCCTCACAAGAACCACGAGAGGAAAATGGGAAAGATTGCCTGCGTTAGCATAGGATCCAACCTTACGTTATGGCCAATCCAGTGTTTGCCTTGGATTTGAGTTAGGCCTGATTTAAACAACATgctcaccacagagaaagcatactGGAGGAAAGCATGGGGACTTGTGGGGCTGCCTCATTGTAGGGAGAATGAGATGGCATGGCACAGTTCTCTGTGGAGGATGGGGACCAAAACCAAATCAGAGCTGCCTGTTTGAATGCTGgccagctctgcctgctgggAAGGCCCCTCAGTATAGCAACATAGCAGGCCGCAATTAGGCAAATACATGAGGATAAAGTGTAGGGTCACCGGTCcaccggtgggggcaggggattctttGCTTCCAGCGTCCTCCCACATTTGCAGCCTTCTCCCACTGCCATCACTCATCTGgccgctggggtgggggggaatgtgcaggaataaGCCTCCTGAGGTGCACTCCTGgcatggcgcaatgacatcacttccagcagtgatgtcatcatgcaggccctgggagcgctcctgggctttgcaccaggctgatttggcccatgtgggggctcaaatcagcccagtgtgaaGTCGGGGAGCACTCCCGtagcctgtgcgatgatgtcactcctggaagtgatgtcatcgtgccacaccaggagcatgcacatgcttttgCACGCGCACGAGGACATcctacaggtaagtgccaggttcctcccCTCCTGCTTGGAGGgcaagaggacctgacaaccctaataaGAGAGGGGCTTTTACTTGTTGTATGTTAAAACCTGCAACAAAGCTTTTTGCTAGGAAGGGAAGCCCACCAGGCATGTGGGAAAGGAGTTATAGAGTCAAATAATGCACATACTACTAAGAGTGTACACTTCGGACACAGTCCAGAGAAAGCTAGTGGCTTTTGAGTCAGCATGAAATAAATGGAGTTGCAGTGTTTACGTCCCGGTTGATAACAGTCTTGGCTTCTCTCCCATGGCCCTGAGCCAGGGCTTTTCTTGAGCAGCAGCTCATGCAGCTGCACTCAAGAGCCTCTCTTTGTACAGATGAACAGCAATTATCTCGTAGGGAAAGAAATCATCTGCTGCAAGTGAATTGGATTCAGTGGCTCATTCCCCAGCCCCCAGTCAAGAGATAATCAGTTCCTGACAGAAGCAACATTGTCTCTGGTCATTAGTGAGTACAGTGCAACAATTCTGATTTTGGATGTAGGGCTTCTTCCTGCACACATAGAAGAGAATGCAAAAAGGTGATCCGGGCTCTGTAATAGGTTTGATGGATCATGACAAGTGATAGAAGATACCTTTTTAGTTAGGTGACAATCCAGAACCGAATTAAACATACAGCAAGAGGTGAAACAAAGGCTTGCAGGGGAAGGGCAAGACCCATTACTACTCCTGGTTCTCCCTTCTTTAGCTTCCTGCTAacacagtagccctgttcacaagttacagtgtgTGCACATGGAACCTGTGTCCCGTGTACACTTGATCTTTCTTCATATATGCATTAAgtaaatctagggttgccaggttctcccCTGGCTACTGGTAGGAAGGGATAGTggtggtggctgggggtgggtggggtcctttccaatgatgtcactgctggagCAGTGATGGCATCACATTGGGGCCAATTCCTAAATAATTGGACTtggtgtgacatcatcacttctgggttgtacctgaagtgatgtcatcagacgCAAGCGCATTCATGCCCACTTCCCCAGCCTGCCTTCCAACGGCAGACAATCCCTGGGCAGTCTGtttcctcctgctggttgccactgATCATCAGGCAGAGGCCACAATTTCTGGGAGACTGCCCACCATTGGCTGGAGCCTGGCAAGGATATTTAAATCCTACATTTATCCAAGCATTGGTCCCCTCCttgatttcatttgtaaagtgaatggaCATTCGCTCTttttttacaaacagatgtatgcatatACCTGTATTCACTGTGTCCTATTCATCTCTCCACCTTCATAGACTCTCTTTCCAAATGGGCTCTTTTCCTTTCCGTCCCCATGCTGGTTCTCCTTTTGCCTTCCCTCCTGTGGACTctgctttt
Above is a window of Eublepharis macularius isolate TG4126 chromosome 11, MPM_Emac_v1.0, whole genome shotgun sequence DNA encoding:
- the DPH3 gene encoding diphthamide biosynthesis protein 3; its protein translation is MSVFHDEVEIEDFEYDEESETYSYPCPCGDRFLITREDLENGEDVATCPSCSLLVKVIYDKEQFMCGEEVPAPTTNKELVKC